In Pseudomonas deceptionensis, a single window of DNA contains:
- a CDS encoding aldolase, whose translation MAKTLALPKDQLVQQALSQMQQTLADNTWTDRQKLALTCRILFENGHDSGLAGQITARGPQPGTYYTQQLGLGFDEISAGNLLLVNEDLEVLEGHGMPNPANRFHSWVYRARPDVNCIIHTHPTHVSALSMLEVPLQISHMDLCPLYDDCAFLEGWPGVPVGNEEGELIAGALGNKRAVLLSHHGQLSTGASIEEACVIAQLIERAARLQLLAMAAGEIKPIQPELGREAHDWIARPKRHTAAFNYYVRQNLRRHADCLN comes from the coding sequence TGGCGGATAATACGTGGACTGACCGGCAAAAGCTGGCACTCACCTGCCGTATTTTGTTCGAAAACGGCCACGACTCCGGCCTGGCCGGGCAAATAACCGCCCGCGGCCCGCAGCCCGGCACCTACTACACCCAGCAATTGGGCCTGGGTTTCGATGAAATCAGCGCGGGTAACCTGCTGCTGGTCAACGAGGATCTGGAAGTCCTCGAAGGCCACGGCATGCCCAACCCGGCCAACCGTTTCCACAGCTGGGTGTACCGCGCCCGACCGGACGTGAACTGCATCATCCATACCCACCCGACCCACGTCAGCGCGTTGTCGATGCTGGAGGTTCCACTGCAGATTTCGCACATGGACCTGTGCCCGCTGTATGACGACTGCGCGTTCCTCGAAGGCTGGCCGGGTGTACCGGTGGGCAACGAAGAAGGCGAGCTGATTGCCGGTGCATTGGGCAACAAACGGGCGGTGCTGCTTTCCCACCACGGTCAATTATCGACCGGGGCCAGCATTGAAGAAGCCTGCGTGATTGCGCAACTGATCGAACGGGCCGCCAGGCTGCAATTGCTGGCCATGGCTGCCGGCGAAATCAAGCCGATCCAGCCGGAACTGGGCCGCGAAGCCCATGACTGGATTGCCAGGCCCAAACGCCACACCGCCGCATTCAACTACTACGTCCGGCAAAACCTGCGTCGTCATGCCGATTGCCTCAACTGA
- a CDS encoding dihydrodipicolinate synthase family protein: protein MSTPDIHGIIGYTITPFSVDGEQLDLEALGLSIDRLIDSGVHAIAPLGSTGEGAYLSDSEWDRVCEFSIQHVAQRVPTIVSVSDLTTAKAVRRARYAQARGADVVMVLPASYWKLSESEILAHYQAIGSSIDLPIMLYNNPATSGTDMSPELILRIFNAVENVTMVKESTGDIQRMHRLQLLGEGQVPFYNGCNPLALEAFAAGAKGWCTAAPNLIAELNLALYAAVQANDLQQARALFYRQLPLLDFILKGGLPATIKAGLRSTGLKAGNPRLPVSALDDGACKQLQGLLDALS from the coding sequence ATGTCGACCCCTGATATCCACGGCATCATCGGCTACACCATCACCCCGTTTTCAGTTGACGGCGAACAGCTGGATCTGGAAGCGCTCGGGCTCTCCATCGACCGCCTGATCGACAGCGGCGTTCATGCCATTGCCCCCCTGGGCAGTACGGGCGAAGGCGCCTACCTGAGTGACAGCGAATGGGACCGGGTGTGCGAATTCAGCATCCAGCACGTGGCCCAACGCGTGCCGACCATCGTCAGCGTGTCTGACTTAACCACGGCCAAAGCCGTTCGCCGCGCGCGGTACGCCCAAGCCCGGGGCGCCGATGTGGTCATGGTGCTGCCTGCGTCCTACTGGAAGCTCAGCGAAAGCGAAATCCTCGCCCACTACCAGGCCATTGGCAGCAGCATCGACCTGCCGATCATGCTTTATAACAACCCGGCCACCAGCGGCACGGACATGTCGCCAGAGCTGATCCTGCGGATTTTCAATGCCGTGGAGAACGTCACCATGGTCAAGGAGAGCACAGGGGATATCCAGCGCATGCACCGTCTGCAACTGCTGGGCGAGGGGCAAGTGCCGTTTTACAACGGCTGCAATCCACTGGCACTGGAAGCCTTTGCCGCAGGCGCAAAAGGCTGGTGCACCGCAGCCCCCAACCTGATTGCGGAGCTCAACCTGGCGCTGTACGCAGCGGTTCAGGCCAACGATCTGCAACAGGCCCGGGCGCTGTTCTACCGTCAGCTGCCGTTACTGGATTTCATCCTCAAGGGCGGCTTGCCGGCAACCATCAAGGCCGGGTTGCGCAGCACCGGGCTGAAAGCCGGCAACCCGCGCCTGCCGGTATCGGCACTGGATGATGGCGCGTGCAAGCAGTTGCAAGGACTGCTCGACGCCCTGAGCTGA
- the aroE gene encoding shikimate dehydrogenase, producing the protein MPQSLPTLCGSIMGTPFSLSAKIHNAAYAALGLDYTFVCFGVEDPGAAVAAIRALGVRGMNVSMPYKTAVMEHLDAIDESARVIGAVNTINNIDGVLTGYNTDYLGAVRALQEVCELGSKRVAVIGAGGAARAVVYGCLHAAARVTVFNRNAERGQALTQDLGAQWGGSLDAFDAQAFDIVINATSVGFKQPDSNPLDGRLASHLIVMDVAFMPVQTALLLQAAALGCRTVPGTRMLVLQACRQIELYTGQDAPIDIMEQAMLEEIQRLKL; encoded by the coding sequence ATGCCCCAATCCCTGCCAACCCTGTGCGGTTCGATCATGGGCACGCCGTTTTCGCTCTCGGCCAAAATCCACAACGCGGCCTACGCGGCCCTGGGTCTGGACTACACCTTTGTCTGTTTTGGCGTCGAAGACCCGGGGGCCGCAGTGGCGGCCATCCGGGCGCTGGGCGTGCGCGGCATGAACGTGTCCATGCCCTACAAAACGGCAGTGATGGAGCATTTGGATGCCATCGACGAGTCAGCCCGAGTGATTGGCGCGGTCAACACCATCAATAACATCGACGGTGTACTGACCGGCTACAACACCGACTACCTGGGGGCGGTACGTGCCCTGCAGGAAGTCTGCGAACTGGGCAGCAAGCGTGTCGCCGTGATCGGTGCCGGCGGCGCAGCGCGCGCCGTGGTTTACGGCTGCCTGCACGCGGCGGCCCGGGTCACGGTGTTCAACCGCAACGCCGAGCGCGGCCAGGCACTGACCCAGGACCTGGGTGCGCAATGGGGCGGCAGCCTCGACGCATTCGACGCTCAGGCCTTCGATATCGTGATCAACGCGACATCCGTGGGCTTCAAACAGCCTGACAGCAACCCGCTGGACGGCCGCCTGGCCAGCCACCTGATTGTCATGGACGTGGCATTCATGCCCGTGCAGACCGCCCTGCTGTTGCAAGCCGCCGCGCTGGGCTGCCGCACCGTACCCGGCACACGCATGCTGGTGCTCCAGGCGTGTCGGCAAATCGAGTTGTACACCGGCCAGGATGCCCCCATCGACATCATGGAACAGGCCATGCTTGAAGAAATACAGAGGCTGAAATTGTAA